A stretch of Lathyrus oleraceus cultivar Zhongwan6 chromosome 6, CAAS_Psat_ZW6_1.0, whole genome shotgun sequence DNA encodes these proteins:
- the LOC127094422 gene encoding protein MAIN-LIKE 1, with protein sequence MPFGEMSITLDDVSCLLHLPIRGIFWSPQDVTEEVAVELAVDYLGVSQGEAQSHVRSCRGEAQSHVRSCRGSYYKLEWLYDLFVQHRAASSWAYATRTYLLMLVGPTIFSDKTFTLVEARYLLLFTNLDRCSGYSWGAAALVILYRYLGDASMYSCKQLGGYPTLLQCWIHEYFPTIEKRGENWKPADNCGLPRAMRWSYRQGVLKVDDLRPILDELTHADVIWRPFEDHRVWRLFDEICLYRGCLKWGETVVPYLPDRCLRQFGYRQYVSSPPLDCMMATDIDVDWISYH encoded by the exons atgccgtttggtgaaatgagcattactttggatgatgtctcatgtctgcttcacttgcccatcaggggtatcttctggagtcctcaggatgtgaCGGAAGAGGTAGCTGTTGAACTTGCTGTTGACTACTTAGGAGTGTCACAGGGTGAGGCACAGTCACATGTTCGTAGCTGCAGGGGTGAGGCACAGTCACATGTTCGTAGCTGCAGGGGTTCGTATTacaagttggagtggttatacgatttattcgtacagcatagagctgcttccagctgggcatatgcgacCAGAACATATCTGTTGATGTTGGTGGGTCCCACCATTTTTTCCgataagacctttacacttgtagagGCACGATACCTCCTCCTGTTTACGAACTTAGATAGATGTTcaggatatagttggggagcagctgcactAGTTATCCTATACagatatcttggagatgcgtccatgtacagttgcaaacagctcggtggatatcctactctcctacag TGCTGGATTCACGAATACTTTCCAACTATTGAaaaaagaggggagaattggaaACCAGCTGATAATTGTGGTCTTCcccgagcgatgagatggtcgtataggcaaggagtcctgaaggttgatgatttacgacctattttggacgagctgacacatgccgacgtcatatggcgtccatttgaggatcatagagtATGGCGTCTATTTGATGAGATATGTCTCTACAGGGgctgtttgaagtggggtgaaacagttgttccatacttgcctgatagatgtttacgtcagttcgggtataggcagtatgtttcatccccacctcttgattgtatgatggcgacggatattgatgttgattggattaGTTACCATTAG